In Musa acuminata AAA Group cultivar baxijiao unplaced genomic scaffold, Cavendish_Baxijiao_AAA HiC_scaffold_1102, whole genome shotgun sequence, a single genomic region encodes these proteins:
- the LOC135666439 gene encoding NADP-dependent malic enzyme, with the protein MESTLKELRAEGESVMKPRCTVAGGVEDAYGEDRATEEQLVTPWTVSVASGYSLLRDPRFNKGLAFTEKERDAHYIRGLLPPACITQELQEKKLMNNIRQYQLPLQRYMAMMELEERNERLFYKLLIDNVEELLPIVYTPTVGEACQKYGSIFRRPQGLFISLKEKGKILEVLKNWPEKSIQVIVVTDGERILGLGDLGCQGMGIPVGKLALYTALGGIRPSSCLPITIDVGTNNENLLGDEFYIGLRQKRATGQEYAELLHEFMTAVKQNYGEKVLIQFEDFANHNAFELLAKYGTTHLVFNDDIQGTASVVLAGLVAALKLVGGTLADQTFLFLGAGEAGTGIAELIALQMSKESKVPLEETRRKIWLVDSKGLIVSSRKESLQHFKKPWAHEHEPVGTLLDAVKAIKPTALIGSSGVGKTFTKEVVEAMASFNEKPIILALSNPTSQSECTAAEAYNWSKGQAIFASGSPFDPVEYNGKTFVPGQANNAYIFPGFGLGLVISGAIRVHDDMLLAASEALANQVTPENFDKGLIYPPFSNIRTISAHIAANVAAKAYDLGLATRLPRPQNLVKYAESCMYTPVYRSYR; encoded by the exons ATGGAGAGCACACTGAAGGAACTGAGGGCGGAGGGGGAATCGGTGATGAAGCCTAGGTGCACCGTTGCCGGCGGCGTGGAGGACGCCTATGGCGAGGACCGGGCCACTGAGGAGCAGCTCGTCACGCCCTGGACCGTTTCCGTTGCCAG CGGATATTCTTTACTGAGGGATCCACGATTCAACAAAGGGCTTGCCTTcactgagaaagagagagatgctCACTACATACGAGGCCTCCTGCCTCCAGCATGTATCACCCAAGAGCTTCAG GAGAAGAAGCTCATGAATAATATTCGACAATATCAACTTCCTCTTCAACGTTACATGGCAATGATGGAACTTGAG GAGAGGAATGAGAGGCTCTTTTACAAGCTTTTGATCGATAATGTGGAAGAGTTGCTTCCAATTGTTTATACTCCCACTGTTGGTGAGGCTTGCCAGAAGTATGGTTCAATTTTTAGGCGTCCTCAGGGCCTTTTCATCAGCTTGAAAGAGAA GGGAAAGATTCTTGAGGTCTTGAAAAACTGGCCTGAAAAGAGCATTCAGGTTATTGTAGTCACAGATGGTGAGCGCATTTTGGGTCTTGGAGATCTTGGATGCCAG GGAATGGGAATTCCTGTTGGCAAGCTTGCCTTGTATACTGCTCTTGGAGGAATTCGCCCATCTTCT TGCTTACCTATCACAATTGATGTTGGGACCAATAATGAAAATTTGCTTGGGGATGAATTCTACATCGGCTTACGGCAAAAAAGAGCCACTGGACAG GAGTATGCTGAGTTACTGCATGAGTTCATGACTGCTGTTAAGCAGAACTATGGGGAAAAAGTCCTTATCCAG TTTGAAGACTTCGCGAACCATAATGCATTTGAATTGCTTGCAAAGTATGGCACAACTCATCTGGTGTTCAATGATGACATTCAG GGAACAGCTTCTGTTGTGCTTGCTGGACTTGTTGCAGCTCTGAAGTTGGTTGGTGGAACATTGGCAGATCAAACTTTCTTGTTCCTTGGTGCTGGGGAG GCTGGTACTGGTATTGCAGAACTCATAGCTCTTCAGATGTCAAAAGAG TCTAAAGTACCATTAGAGGAGACTCGGAGGAAGATTTGGCTTGTAGACTCAAAG GGTTTGATTGTTAGTTCACGCAAAGAGTCTCTTCAGCACTTCAAAAAGCCATGGGCACATGAGCATGAACCTGTCGGTACCCTCTTGGATGCTGTGAAG GCTATCAAGCCAACTGCATTGATTGGCTCGTCTGGAGTGGGAAAAACCTTCACTAAGGAGGTCGTTGAAGCCATGGCCTCCTTCAATGAG AAGCCTATTATTCTAGCTTTGTCAAACCCGACCTCACAATCTGAATGTACTGCTGCAGAAGCATATAATTGGAGTAAG GGGCAAGCAATATTTGCCAGTGGGAGTCCGTTTGATCCAGTTGAATACAATGGCAAGACTTTTGTGCCTGGCCAG GCAAATAATGCATACATCTTCCCAGGATTTGGTCTTGGCTTGGTGATCTCAGGAGCGATCCGCGTGCATGATGACATGCTCCTTGCAGCCT CGGAAGCTTTGGCAAACCAAGTGACACCGGAGAACTTTGACAAGGGGTTGATCTATCCACCCTTTTCCAACATCAGAACGATATCGGCACATATTGCCGCTAACGTTGCAGCTAAGGCGTACGATCTTG GTTTGGCAACCCGGCTGCCACGTccgcaaaacttggtgaaatatgcaGAGAGCTGCATGTATACCCCTGTCTACCGCAGCTACAGATAA
- the LOC103974498 gene encoding uncharacterized protein LOC103974498 isoform X2 — protein sequence MRETDEGRLLEHERLQMEQIRELDMEELQVEEVDSNHHGDSDDDDDSAFTSHGYRGAGPVGGFTYNTCLASLHSYLGEVDDTHGRLLFLDGGAILNLPMFYLEGVVLFPEATLPLRVIQPRFIAAVEKALSQSDAPCTIGVVRVHWHPDDGRLRFALTGTTAEIRQYRRLDDGSLNVVARGQQRFRLRRRWVDAEGAPCGEVQIVQEDTPMRTPKEAFARLASISNFQRPSFAHVACSSGSPFKQHGHEDAETSWDCMSYGSITSDHSMDMRVSLSPSDSGDSPCIFERSAEPSSVDEEFMHEQNGRHKNSVSKILGKSSQSCKYGIEWSPRERSDDGEKVESNLATSESKWQFNAPMTFLPYWAYQMYDSYSLARRAADLWRKIIGNPRLDDYARKPDLLSFYIASKLPMSEATRQELLEIDGISYRLRREIQLLNGFNLIRCKICQVLIAKRSDMVVMSSDGPLNAYVNPHGFVHETITVCCASGLELRGRPVKEHSWFPGYAWTIADCDMCGSNIGWLFTATKKHLLPKSFWGIRSASVVDDTHKDRE from the exons atgCGAGAGACGGATGAGGGGCGATTGCTGGAGCACGAAAGGCTTCAAATGGAGCAGATCCGTGAGCTCGACATGGAGGAGCTCCAGGTCGAAGAGGTCGACAGCAACCACCACGGCGACTCCGATGACGATGATGACTCCGCCTTCACCAG TCATGGTTATCGAGGGGCTGGTCCAGTTGGTGGCTTCACATACAATACTTGTTTGGCTTCCTTGCATTCATATCTTGGTG AGGTTGATGATACTCATGGAAGACTTTTGTTTTTGGACGGCGGTGCAATCTTGAACCTTCCAATGTTCTATCTTGAAG GGGTTGTTTTGTTTCCTGAAGCAACACTCCCTCTTCGTGTTATTCAACCACGATTTATAGCTGCAGTGGAAAAAGCTCTGAGCCAATCTGATGCGCCATGTACAATAGGTGTG GTTCGAGTTCATTGGCATCCAGATGATGGAAGACTTCGTTTTGCCTTGACTGGGACTACTGCAGAG ATAAGACAATACCGCCGTCTAGATGATGGTTCATTGAATGTAGTTGCTCGTGGTCAACAACGCTTTCGACTAAGACGCCGCTGGGTAGATGCTGAAGGAGCA CCATGTGGAGAGGTCCAAATTGTTCAGGAAGATACTCCAATGAGAACACCAAAGGAAGCATTTGCACGCTTAGCTTCAATCAGCAACTTTCAGAGGCCCAGTTTTGCACATGTTGCATGTTCGAGTGGTTCTCCTTTTAAGCAGCATGGGCATGAGGACGCAGAAACTAGTTGGGACTGTATGTCTTATGGTAGCATCACAAGTGATCATTCAATGGACATGAGAGTGTCGCTTTCACCAAGTGATTCTGGTGATTCTCCTTGTATTTTTGAGAGATCTGCTGAGCCATCAAGTGTTGATGAGGAATTTATGCATGAGCAGAATGGAAGGCACAAAAATTCTGTTTCAAAAATATTGGGCAAATCAAGTCAATCTTGTAAGTATGGAATCGAGTGGTCCCCAAGAGAAAGGTCTGATGATGGTGAAAAAGTGGAAAGCAATTTGGCCACTAGTGAGTCAAAATGGCAATTCAATGCCCCAATGACCTTTTTACCTTACTGGGCTTACCAAATGTATGATTCATATTCACTTGCTCGACGAGCTGCAG ACCTTTGGAGGAAGATAATAGGAAACCCAAGGTTAGACGACTATGCAAGAAAGCCGGATCTTTTGTCATTTTATATTGCCAGCAAACTTCCAATGTCTGAAGCAACAAGGCAGGAGCTGCTAGAGATTGATGGAATTTCTTATAGACTGCGAAGGGAAATTCAATTACTTAATGGCTTCAATCTTATACGTTGCAAAATATGTCAG GTTTTAATTGCTAAACGAAGTGATATGGTGGTAATGTCTAGTGATGGCCCCCTCAATGCTTATGTGAATCCACATGGTTTTGTTCATGAGACCATAACTGTTTGCTGTGCAAGTGGGCTTGAACTTCGTGGACGCCCTGTTAAAGAACATAGCTGGTTTCCAGG GTATGCATGGACTATTGCAGACTGTGACATGTGTGGTTCAAACATAGGCTGGCTGTTCACCGCCACAAAAAAGCATCTTCTTCCAAAGTCGTTTTGGGGAATCCGGAGTGCTTCGGTTGTAGATGATACACATAAAGACAGAGAATGA
- the LOC103974498 gene encoding uncharacterized protein LOC103974498 isoform X1: MRETDEGRLLEHERLQMEQIRELDMEELQVEEVDSNHHGDSDDDDDSAFTSSHGYRGAGPVGGFTYNTCLASLHSYLGEVDDTHGRLLFLDGGAILNLPMFYLEGVVLFPEATLPLRVIQPRFIAAVEKALSQSDAPCTIGVVRVHWHPDDGRLRFALTGTTAEIRQYRRLDDGSLNVVARGQQRFRLRRRWVDAEGAPCGEVQIVQEDTPMRTPKEAFARLASISNFQRPSFAHVACSSGSPFKQHGHEDAETSWDCMSYGSITSDHSMDMRVSLSPSDSGDSPCIFERSAEPSSVDEEFMHEQNGRHKNSVSKILGKSSQSCKYGIEWSPRERSDDGEKVESNLATSESKWQFNAPMTFLPYWAYQMYDSYSLARRAADLWRKIIGNPRLDDYARKPDLLSFYIASKLPMSEATRQELLEIDGISYRLRREIQLLNGFNLIRCKICQVLIAKRSDMVVMSSDGPLNAYVNPHGFVHETITVCCASGLELRGRPVKEHSWFPGYAWTIADCDMCGSNIGWLFTATKKHLLPKSFWGIRSASVVDDTHKDRE, from the exons atgCGAGAGACGGATGAGGGGCGATTGCTGGAGCACGAAAGGCTTCAAATGGAGCAGATCCGTGAGCTCGACATGGAGGAGCTCCAGGTCGAAGAGGTCGACAGCAACCACCACGGCGACTCCGATGACGATGATGACTCCGCCTTCACCAG TAGTCATGGTTATCGAGGGGCTGGTCCAGTTGGTGGCTTCACATACAATACTTGTTTGGCTTCCTTGCATTCATATCTTGGTG AGGTTGATGATACTCATGGAAGACTTTTGTTTTTGGACGGCGGTGCAATCTTGAACCTTCCAATGTTCTATCTTGAAG GGGTTGTTTTGTTTCCTGAAGCAACACTCCCTCTTCGTGTTATTCAACCACGATTTATAGCTGCAGTGGAAAAAGCTCTGAGCCAATCTGATGCGCCATGTACAATAGGTGTG GTTCGAGTTCATTGGCATCCAGATGATGGAAGACTTCGTTTTGCCTTGACTGGGACTACTGCAGAG ATAAGACAATACCGCCGTCTAGATGATGGTTCATTGAATGTAGTTGCTCGTGGTCAACAACGCTTTCGACTAAGACGCCGCTGGGTAGATGCTGAAGGAGCA CCATGTGGAGAGGTCCAAATTGTTCAGGAAGATACTCCAATGAGAACACCAAAGGAAGCATTTGCACGCTTAGCTTCAATCAGCAACTTTCAGAGGCCCAGTTTTGCACATGTTGCATGTTCGAGTGGTTCTCCTTTTAAGCAGCATGGGCATGAGGACGCAGAAACTAGTTGGGACTGTATGTCTTATGGTAGCATCACAAGTGATCATTCAATGGACATGAGAGTGTCGCTTTCACCAAGTGATTCTGGTGATTCTCCTTGTATTTTTGAGAGATCTGCTGAGCCATCAAGTGTTGATGAGGAATTTATGCATGAGCAGAATGGAAGGCACAAAAATTCTGTTTCAAAAATATTGGGCAAATCAAGTCAATCTTGTAAGTATGGAATCGAGTGGTCCCCAAGAGAAAGGTCTGATGATGGTGAAAAAGTGGAAAGCAATTTGGCCACTAGTGAGTCAAAATGGCAATTCAATGCCCCAATGACCTTTTTACCTTACTGGGCTTACCAAATGTATGATTCATATTCACTTGCTCGACGAGCTGCAG ACCTTTGGAGGAAGATAATAGGAAACCCAAGGTTAGACGACTATGCAAGAAAGCCGGATCTTTTGTCATTTTATATTGCCAGCAAACTTCCAATGTCTGAAGCAACAAGGCAGGAGCTGCTAGAGATTGATGGAATTTCTTATAGACTGCGAAGGGAAATTCAATTACTTAATGGCTTCAATCTTATACGTTGCAAAATATGTCAG GTTTTAATTGCTAAACGAAGTGATATGGTGGTAATGTCTAGTGATGGCCCCCTCAATGCTTATGTGAATCCACATGGTTTTGTTCATGAGACCATAACTGTTTGCTGTGCAAGTGGGCTTGAACTTCGTGGACGCCCTGTTAAAGAACATAGCTGGTTTCCAGG GTATGCATGGACTATTGCAGACTGTGACATGTGTGGTTCAAACATAGGCTGGCTGTTCACCGCCACAAAAAAGCATCTTCTTCCAAAGTCGTTTTGGGGAATCCGGAGTGCTTCGGTTGTAGATGATACACATAAAGACAGAGAATGA